From one Triticum urartu cultivar G1812 chromosome 3, Tu2.1, whole genome shotgun sequence genomic stretch:
- the LOC125542829 gene encoding mini-chromosome maintenance complex-binding protein-like — MVGPQYDLVGNPLGAVRATFERAAAAESGGRDPVAAFRSKDWGASEVFRSFLFEQGGLDKVPLLDASNLGLIKPNTLVRFRGMVQDMLGNEFYAGAFKDGSTWRTNKFTDFSPFAMPHPCDSHLWERHLFHCVPVPGQNSWTLDSSPGPDLRQMANCLSPEQREKRKRDGDDDAMDVLENGNGESSSCSKKPKEDDVQIPSSSAEMPASENVPQMNGNDNHIPGSSFSCLVKIYDMPESQVKLNDVAEFIGVYTFDPELAAPNDNSDDIMFDLIEDVTAQLPPSKVPRLHCLVWRKLSSVDFLAKCPAVEPSPSLLKGIRQSLLSHLTLVLGKDDLAANCLLLHLLSRLRTRVDVVTVGRLSLNFTGFNRESVSIFGKQLNALIQGLMPYSQAIPLSIEYLNTATLQPRKDNKSGRLVTGVLQLPQGSHLTFDETLLQSGSLASKGVENTVLLKNLMESQMVEYDFEYYKLEMATDVQLLTLSEGKSNILPSDLVVPFRPSTVSAVNATSEELESWRWYLATVRSLPQSSEPEIYQTIQDEMVSAMRNDRSLGCTELSRWLTMAQITASSFGEKSLSLEHWQMVKELERLRKERMQ, encoded by the exons ATGGTGGGCCCGCAGTACGACCTCGTCGGCAACCCCCTGGGCGCGGTGCGCGCCACCTTcgagagggcggcggcggcggagtccggGGGCCGCGACCCGGTGGCGGCGTTCCGGTCCAAGGACTGGGGCGCCAGCGAGGTGTTCCGCTCCTTCCTCTTCGAGCAGGGCGGCCTCGACAAG GTTCCATTGTTGGATGCATCGAATCTCGGATTGATCAAACCCAACACCCTCGTCCGGTTCCGGGGGATGGTTCAGGACATGCTCGGGAACGAGTTCTATGCCGGGGCTTTCAAG GATGGGTCTACCTGGAGGACGAACAAGTTCACAGATTTCTCACCGTTCGCGATGCCGCACCCGTGTGACTCGCATCTCTGGGAGCGCCATCTCTTCCATTGTGTGCCT GTGCCTGGGCAGAATTCGTGGACACTGGACTCTTCCCCTGGGCCTGACTTGCGCCAAATGGCAAACTGCTTGTCACCTGAACAAAGGGAGAAAAGGAAGAGGGATGGAGATGATGATGCCATGGAT GTTTTGGAAAATGGAAATGGCGAGAGTTCTTCATGCAGCAAGAAACCA AAGGAAGATGACGTCCAGATCCCATCTAGTTCAGCAGAAATGCCAGCAAGTGAAAACGTGCCACAGATGAATGGGAACGATAATCATATTCCTGGAAGCTCCTTTTCATGTCTAGTGAAG ATCTATGATATGCCTGAAAGTCAAGTGAAACTAAACGATGTTGCTGAGTTCATAGGGGTATACACATTTGACCCAGAACTTGCTGCTCCCAATGATAATTCGGATGATATAATGTTTGATCTCATAGAAGATGTAACAGCTCAGTTGCCTCCCAGCAAG GTGCCCCGTCTTCACTGTTTGGTGTGGCGAAAATTATCATCTGTTGATTTTCTAGCAAAATGTCCTGCTGTTGAG CCTTCACCAAGTCTCCTAAAAGGCATCCGGCAATCTTTGCTCTCACATCTCACTCTGGTATTAGGGAAAGATGACCTGGCAGCTAACTGTTTACTGCTGCATCTTCTATCCAGA CTACGAACTAGGGTGGATGTGGTCACTGTTGGCAGGCTCTCCTTGAATTTCACTGGATTTAACAGAGAAAGTGTTTCCATTTTTGGAAAACAGCTAAATGCTTTGATCCAGGGACTAATGCCGTATTCACAAGCTATTCCTCTGTCAATTGAGTATCTCAACACAGCCACACTTCAACCTAGAAAGGACAACAAGTCAGGAAG GTTGGTTACAGGAGTTCTGCAGCTACCTCAAGGCTCTCACTTGACATTTGATGAAACTCTCTTGCAATCTGGATCTTTGGCATCTAAAGGTGTTGAGAATACGGTGCTGCTTAAGAACTTGATGGAGTCACAGATG GTTGAGTATGATTTTGAGTACTACAAGCTGGAGATGGCGACCGATGTGCAGCTACTTACTCTTTCTGAGGGAAAATCAAACATCCTGCCTTCAGACTTGGTAGTGCCTTTTCGTCCATCCACTGTTTCTGCGGTGAATGCAACTTCTGAGGAGCTTGAGAGCTGGAGGTGGTACTTGGCCACAGTGAGGTCTCTCCCTCAGTCTTCTGAACCTGAGATTTACCAG ACGATCCAAGATGAAATGGTCAGTGCCATGCGCAACGACAGGAGCTTGGGTTGCACTGAACTTAGCAG ATGGCTGACAATGGCTCAGATAACAGCCTCAAGCTTTGGTGAGAAGAGCCTTTCCCTGGAGCACTGGCAGATGGTGAAGGAGCTTGAGAGGCTTAGAAAGGAGAGGATGCAATGA
- the LOC125542831 gene encoding UDP-xylose transporter 3-like: protein MGLAGEKFQLGTVGALSLSVVSSVSIVICNKALMSALGFIFATTLTSWHLLVTFCSLHVALCMKLFEHKPFDARTVMGFGVLNGISIGLLNLSLGFNSVGFYQMTKLAIIPCTVILETLFFRKKFSRYIQLSLSVLLFGVGVATVTDLQLNAMGSVLSLLAIVTTCIAQIMTNTIQKKFKVSSTQLLYQSCPYQALTLFIVGPFLDGFLTNKNVFAFAYTPQVLFFIVLSCLISVSVNFSTFLVIGKTSPVTYQVLGHLKTCLVLAFGYVLLHDPFSWRNILGILIAVVGMGLYSYFCTREAPKPTEASPQVTQVKEGESDPLIADSLNAAENGAAATTDEPLKVPMWSSKYARA, encoded by the exons ATGGGGCTGGCGGGGGAGAAGTTCCAGCTGGGGACGGTGGGGGCGCTCAGCCTCTCCGTCGTCTCCTCGGTCTCCATTGTCATCTGCAACAAGGCGCTCATGAGCGCCCTCGGCTTCATCTTCG CCACCACGTTGACAAGCTGGCATCTCCTGGTGACATTCTGTTCGCTTCATGTGGCATTATGCATGAAGCTCTTTGAGCACAAACCTTTTGACGCAAGGACCGTCATGGGGTTCGGAGTGCTCAACGGCATCTCGATTGGGCTTCTCAATCTGAGTCTGGGTTTCAACTCTGTTGGTTTCTATCAG ATGACAAAGCTGGCCATTATTCCCTGCACTGTTATATTGGAGACTCTTTTCTTCAGGAAGAAGTTCAG TCGTTACATCCAGCTGTCCCTTAGTGTGCTCCTTTTTGGTGTTGGAGTTGCAACTGTGACTGATCTGCAGCTCAATGCTATGGGATCTGTGCTGTCTCTACTGGCCATCGTCACAACCTGTATTGCTCAAATT ATGACCAATACAATTCAAAAGAAGTTCAAAGTATCTTCAACTCAGCTGCTGTACCAATCATGCCCATACCAAGCATTGACCCTGTTCATTGTTGGTCCATTCCTCGATGGATTTCTGACTAACAAAAATGTCTTTGCTTTTGCATACACACCTCAAGTTCTG TTCTTCATCGTGCTGTCGTGTCTGATATCAGTCTCGGTGAACTTCAGCACTTTCCTTGTGATTGGGAAGACATCTCCCGTAACTTACCAAGTCCTTGGCCATCTAAAGACATGCTTGGTTCTTGCCTTCGGCTATGTCTTGCTGCACGATCCGTTTAGCTGGAGAAATATACTTGGAATCCTGATTGCAGTGGTTGGGATGGGACTATATTCATACTTCTGCACCCGTGAAGCTCCAAAGCCCACTGAAGCCTCTCCACAAGTCACTCAG GTGAAGGAAGGCGAATCAGACCCTTTGATCGCAGACTCCTTGAACGCCGCCGAGAATGGAGCTGCTGCAACCACCGACGAGCCTCTGAAGGTCCCCATGTGGAGCTCCAAGTACGCGCGGGCATGA